Part of the Nostoc sp. ATCC 53789 genome, CTAGTAACAACGGGCAGTGGGATGTTTTAGTATATGACCGTTATGGGCGACCGTTAAATATACCTCAAGAGCCGCGTTGAAAAATAGGGAATGGGGAGTAAAGAAGGAAATAGGGTAAAGGTTACAGGGTACAGATCGTTCCCTATAACCTGTCACCTATTTCCTATTCCCTTCTACTTGTTGCACAGATTCAATGAGTGATCGCACTTGTTCTGTCCCTTCAGAAGGTTCAAAGGACAAGGGAAACTTACCTCGCAGGATCATCCGCAAACCGAGGGGTGCAAGACTGAGTAATCCTCTTAAATCTTTAAAGTAGTTACCGACTACTTGTAAACCAAATTGACGTTCATCAATCCAACCACCTTCTTTAACTAAATCTATCAAAACTTTCCGGTGACGAATTGAGCGACTATCGCTGGCTTCTTTGTGCGTAAGAATTTCTTGTTTAACTTTGGTGATTTGTTCTAATGGTGCAACTTCCATTGGACAAACTGAATCGCAGTATAAACAACGGGTACAACCCCATACGCCTTTAGTGCCTTCGTTATACATTTCTAAACGATTTTCGGTATCACTATCGCGAGAATCCGCTACCATGCGGTAAGCCTTGGCAAGGGCATGAGGACCAACAAAGTCTGGATTAACTTCACGGGCGTTGCATTCTGAGTAACAAGCACCGCACATAATACAGTTACCAGTTTGATCGAGACGCGATCGCTCTTGTGGTGTTTGCAAAAACTCTCTTTCTGGTACTTGTCGTGCTGCCGTACTCACATAAGGAGCAACTGCCTCTAAATTATTCCAGAAACTGCTCATATCTACAACCAAATCTTTAATCACGGGCATATTGCCAAGAGGTGCGATCGTGATTTCAGGAATGACATTTACTTTACTTTGGGATGATGGTATTTGTTGTAATCTAGCAAGTTCACTGCCAACATTTTCCTTACAAGCTAAAGCCGAACGCCC contains:
- a CDS encoding succinate dehydrogenase/fumarate reductase iron-sulfur subunit → MEVIFKVIRQQQNSSPIVQTYLVEAEPGNTILDCLNHIKWEQDGTLAFRKNCRNTICGSCAMRINGRSALACKENVGSELARLQQIPSSQSKVNVIPEITIAPLGNMPVIKDLVVDMSSFWNNLEAVAPYVSTAARQVPEREFLQTPQERSRLDQTGNCIMCGACYSECNAREVNPDFVGPHALAKAYRMVADSRDSDTENRLEMYNEGTKGVWGCTRCLYCDSVCPMEVAPLEQITKVKQEILTHKEASDSRSIRHRKVLIDLVKEGGWIDERQFGLQVVGNYFKDLRGLLSLAPLGLRMILRGKFPLSFEPSEGTEQVRSLIESVQQVEGNRK